Proteins found in one Paenibacillus borealis genomic segment:
- a CDS encoding hybrid sensor histidine kinase/response regulator, whose amino-acid sequence MYNLYNDSQKGMAEGMKKYWLNILGSLMLVLIIPLISILQTLHTDREMPQARQGMIDLHSWDFRKDGVVKLNGEWELYRGALLSPADFHPGQKGRNVPALSGMIQVPGKWNPYISGTGQPAAKGYATYRLQARIAHGEAAVYGLRTSNIRTASRVFVNGQEIGNSGNPAPPASEGRQNNIPYMGFASVTGDSMEIIVQVANYSYSSGGIVQPIVIGDQASILKHREFALFVDGGALFGFIILSLFLLMFSKVRESRGVTLYLGLFCMAAFVYILTHGEKLISAGLPGLPYEIVLKLQLASSTLVYYYLVRYVANSVNYPMSITVIKASKVITCMLLLISIFMPAYQFSYLEGLLLTWGSVSIGFVLYSMVQGTRRNPKNMFLMMVSIESLSVVIICYLVSFTTMAFNYYVISYEIVLFGFVQAIVMTRQYASSFLEVGQLSRRLQTLDGLKDDFISDTSHELRKPLQGMVNMAQTLAQGAAGSVSIPQNEQLLMIVSTGKRLSALINDMSDFAKLNHGSLFLRRQAVDLRTAAASVMEVTRQVYGNTNLEFRLDLPGDLPLLEADEQRLAQILHNLLANAVNYTPQGVITLSAEVKEEYVAIIITDTGLGIAPERLLSIFDAYDPSGPAAQKAYRENGLGLSITQRLVELSGGEIEVQSELGQGSVFRFTQPILRSSKALLEQEYQEITGWETAAAVELPGEEPVLPPPAECCFILVVDDDPVNLQVLVNVLQLENHSVITASSGAEAIIKIQQYPELDLVIADWVMPEMPGLLLCKTIRERFVLSELPILVLMASSRPEDIQAAFEAGANDYLSKPVELREFKARVQTLLDMRKSVRISVQAEIAFLQAQIKPHFLYNALNAIISVCPVDPDKATDLLLDLSQYLRSSFDFQNRGQTVSIEKELGLVQSYLALEQARFDERLNIEFDVPDDIMGLVPPLSIQPIVENAVNHGLMQKEAGGTVQLSVKLLPGQLVVSVKDNGVGMSSQRIEEILSEERTEGGIGLRNIQRRLLKMYGTGLNIDSVPGQGTAISYTIPR is encoded by the coding sequence ATGTATAATTTATACAATGACAGCCAGAAGGGAATGGCAGAGGGCATGAAAAAATATTGGCTGAATATTCTCGGCAGTCTGATGCTGGTGTTAATCATTCCGTTGATCTCTATCCTCCAGACTCTTCATACAGACCGCGAAATGCCGCAAGCCCGGCAAGGTATGATCGATCTGCACAGCTGGGACTTCCGCAAAGACGGTGTTGTGAAGCTGAATGGGGAATGGGAGCTGTACCGCGGCGCGTTACTGTCACCTGCTGATTTCCATCCGGGGCAGAAGGGCCGGAACGTGCCTGCCCTATCCGGCATGATTCAGGTTCCCGGGAAATGGAACCCTTATATATCCGGAACCGGACAACCCGCAGCCAAAGGGTATGCCACTTACCGTCTGCAGGCCAGGATTGCCCATGGGGAAGCCGCAGTGTACGGTCTGCGCACCAGCAATATCCGTACGGCAAGCCGGGTCTTTGTGAACGGGCAGGAGATTGGCAACAGCGGTAACCCTGCTCCCCCGGCCTCTGAGGGGAGGCAGAATAATATACCCTATATGGGGTTTGCTTCGGTGACCGGAGATTCCATGGAGATTATTGTACAGGTGGCGAATTACAGCTACTCCTCCGGCGGTATCGTTCAGCCGATTGTCATCGGTGATCAGGCCTCTATTCTGAAGCACCGCGAATTTGCGCTGTTTGTAGACGGGGGGGCATTGTTCGGATTTATTATTCTTTCCTTATTCCTGCTCATGTTCTCCAAGGTAAGAGAGAGCCGGGGGGTCACCTTGTATCTGGGACTATTCTGCATGGCAGCCTTTGTCTACATTCTGACCCACGGCGAGAAATTGATCTCAGCCGGGCTTCCCGGGCTTCCCTATGAAATTGTACTCAAGCTGCAGCTGGCTTCTTCCACGCTGGTCTACTATTATCTGGTGCGCTATGTCGCCAATTCCGTGAATTACCCGATGTCTATTACGGTCATCAAGGCGTCTAAGGTGATTACGTGCATGCTGCTGCTGATTTCTATATTCATGCCGGCATATCAGTTCAGCTACCTTGAAGGCCTGCTGCTGACCTGGGGCTCGGTAAGTATTGGCTTTGTGCTCTACTCTATGGTTCAGGGAACAAGACGGAATCCGAAGAATATGTTCCTGATGATGGTCAGTATTGAGAGCCTCAGCGTCGTTATTATTTGCTATCTGGTCAGCTTCACTACAATGGCCTTCAATTATTACGTGATTTCTTACGAAATTGTCCTGTTCGGGTTCGTTCAGGCGATCGTTATGACCCGGCAATATGCATCCTCCTTCCTTGAGGTGGGGCAGCTGTCACGCAGACTGCAGACGCTCGATGGCTTGAAGGACGATTTCATCTCCGATACTTCCCATGAGCTCCGCAAGCCGCTGCAGGGAATGGTCAACATGGCTCAGACACTGGCGCAGGGTGCTGCAGGTTCGGTAAGTATTCCCCAGAACGAGCAGCTGCTTATGATTGTCTCGACGGGCAAGCGGCTGTCTGCCTTAATCAATGATATGTCTGACTTTGCGAAGCTGAATCACGGCTCGCTGTTTCTGCGCCGGCAGGCGGTGGATCTTCGCACCGCAGCCGCCTCCGTCATGGAGGTGACGCGCCAGGTATACGGTAACACCAACCTTGAATTTCGCCTGGATCTGCCCGGGGATCTTCCCCTGCTGGAGGCTGATGAACAGCGCCTTGCCCAAATTCTTCACAATTTATTGGCAAATGCAGTAAATTATACGCCTCAGGGCGTGATAACGCTGTCTGCAGAGGTTAAAGAAGAGTATGTTGCCATTATTATTACGGATACGGGGCTAGGGATTGCTCCTGAGCGTTTGCTGTCCATCTTCGATGCCTATGATCCAAGCGGACCGGCTGCCCAGAAAGCCTACCGGGAGAACGGCCTGGGTCTCAGCATTACGCAGAGGCTGGTTGAGCTGTCCGGGGGAGAGATTGAGGTGCAGTCGGAGCTGGGGCAAGGTTCCGTCTTCCGCTTCACCCAACCTATCCTGCGGAGCAGCAAAGCTCTGCTGGAGCAGGAGTATCAGGAAATTACCGGCTGGGAGACGGCAGCGGCGGTAGAGCTGCCGGGAGAGGAGCCTGTCCTGCCGCCGCCTGCGGAATGCTGCTTCATTCTGGTTGTGGATGATGATCCTGTCAACCTCCAGGTGCTGGTTAATGTGCTGCAGCTGGAGAACCATTCGGTAATCACGGCCAGCAGCGGGGCCGAAGCTATAATTAAAATACAGCAGTACCCTGAACTCGATCTTGTCATTGCAGACTGGGTGATGCCGGAAATGCCCGGACTGTTATTATGCAAAACGATCCGTGAACGCTTTGTCTTGTCGGAGCTGCCGATTCTGGTGCTGATGGCGAGCAGCCGTCCGGAGGATATCCAGGCTGCGTTCGAGGCCGGAGCCAATGATTATCTGAGCAAGCCGGTGGAGCTGCGCGAGTTCAAGGCGCGTGTGCAGACACTGCTCGATATGCGCAAGTCTGTCCGGATATCCGTGCAGGCGGAGATTGCCTTTCTGCAGGCGCAGATCAAACCGCATTTCCTGTATAATGCGCTCAATGCGATTATCTCGGTATGTCCGGTAGACCCGGACAAGGCGACAGATCTGCTGCTGGATCTCAGCCAATACCTGCGGAGCAGCTTTGACTTCCAGAACCGGGGGCAGACCGTTTCGATTGAGAAGGAGCTGGGGCTGGTTCAATCCTATCTTGCCCTCGAGCAGGCGCGGTTTGACGAGCGGCTGAATATCGAGTTCGATGTGCCGGACGATATTATGGGACTGGTTCCGCCGCTGAGCATTCAGCCGATTGTAGAGAATGCTGTCAATCACGGGCTGATGCAGAAGGAGGCAGGCGGGACGGTACAGCTGTCGGTCAAACTGCTGCCCGGCCAGCTGGTTGTTTCCGTCAAGGATAATGGGGTCGGGATGTCTTCGCAGCGGATTGAGGAGATCCTGTCGGAAGAGCGGACCGAGGGCGGCATCGGACTCCGGAATATTCAGCGGCGGCTGCTCAAAATGTACGGAACAGGCTTGAATATTGACAGTGTACCCGG
- a CDS encoding nucleobase:cation symporter-2 family protein: MLSKQKVFALGLQHVLAMYAGAVIVPLVVGGALNLNGTQMAYLIAADLFTCGLATLLQIMGSKYFGSGLPVVLGCTFTAVSPIIAIASGSNLATAYGAIIISGLFVVLAAPVYGKLLKFFPTVVTGSVVTIIGLSLIPVAMNNVAGGQGSADFGQPRNLLLALITLLVILAVNRLTTGFLRSVSVLVGLVVGTVIGYAMGIVHFSTVTTASWVSIAQPFYFGWPQFSITAIFTMIIVNIVSMVESTGVYFAVGKATDQQVEQKQIVNGLRSEGLAIMLGGLFNAFPYTAFSQNVGLLSLTKVKTRNVIFAAGGIMIVLGLLPKLAALTTVVPNAVLGGAMIVMFGSVAASGMSILSDVDLRKDGNLLIAACSIAVGLGSAVLPSMFDQLPEFARMLLQNGIVSGSLTAIILNIFLSKTQESTASAVAAPEVK, translated from the coding sequence ATGTTAAGCAAACAGAAGGTATTCGCCCTCGGGCTTCAGCATGTGCTGGCCATGTATGCCGGAGCTGTAATTGTACCGCTGGTGGTCGGCGGGGCACTGAACCTGAATGGAACGCAGATGGCTTACTTAATCGCAGCTGATCTGTTCACCTGCGGACTGGCGACACTGCTGCAGATTATGGGCAGCAAGTATTTCGGAAGCGGGCTTCCCGTTGTCCTCGGCTGTACCTTTACCGCAGTAAGCCCGATTATCGCTATCGCTTCAGGCTCTAATCTGGCGACGGCGTACGGAGCTATTATTATCTCCGGGCTGTTCGTTGTATTGGCTGCCCCGGTGTACGGAAAGCTGCTGAAATTCTTCCCTACCGTAGTAACCGGCTCAGTAGTAACTATTATCGGACTCTCGCTGATCCCGGTAGCGATGAATAATGTGGCGGGCGGACAGGGCAGCGCAGATTTCGGCCAGCCCCGCAATCTGCTGCTGGCGCTAATCACCCTGCTTGTGATTCTGGCGGTTAACCGCCTGACTACAGGCTTCCTGCGATCCGTATCCGTGCTGGTCGGTCTGGTTGTCGGAACTGTAATCGGCTATGCCATGGGTATCGTTCATTTCTCTACAGTGACTACGGCCTCATGGGTCAGCATCGCCCAGCCATTCTACTTCGGCTGGCCGCAGTTCAGCATTACGGCTATCTTCACGATGATTATCGTTAATATTGTGTCTATGGTGGAATCAACAGGTGTGTACTTTGCGGTGGGCAAGGCGACGGACCAGCAGGTGGAACAGAAGCAGATCGTCAACGGCCTGCGTTCTGAAGGGCTTGCCATTATGCTGGGCGGACTGTTCAATGCCTTCCCTTATACAGCTTTCTCCCAGAATGTCGGATTGTTGTCCCTGACCAAGGTGAAGACGCGCAATGTTATTTTTGCCGCCGGCGGAATTATGATCGTGCTCGGTCTGCTGCCGAAGCTGGCAGCGCTGACCACGGTCGTGCCGAATGCGGTGCTTGGCGGGGCGATGATCGTTATGTTCGGATCGGTTGCCGCATCCGGCATGTCGATTCTGTCGGATGTTGACCTGCGTAAGGACGGCAATCTGCTGATTGCCGCCTGCAGTATTGCTGTCGGCCTCGGCTCTGCTGTGCTGCCTTCCATGTTCGACCAGCTGCCGGAATTCGCCAGAATGCTGCTGCAGAACGGGATCGTATCCGGGTCTCTGACAGCTATTATTCTCAATATCTTTTTGTCGAAGACCCAGGAGAGCACAGCTTCCGCAGTTGCAGCTCCGGAAGTGAAGTAA
- a CDS encoding xanthine phosphoribosyltransferase, with amino-acid sequence MKVLEERIRQEGLILSDTVLKVDSFLNHQVDTELALQIGREFQTIFGDQPITKVLTVEASGIQFAMAAGIALGVPFIYAKKKKAVTLSEAVYSAPVHSFTRQEDYLISISQKYLGPDDKVLIVDDFLATGAALVGLCDIVEESGAQLMGVGCVIEKSFQEGRSLLEQRGIPVHALARIASMSPGEVHFIDNTGTGNARPEELMKESAGC; translated from the coding sequence ATGAAAGTACTGGAGGAACGTATCAGACAAGAAGGCTTGATTCTATCGGACACTGTGCTGAAGGTAGACTCTTTTCTGAACCATCAGGTGGACACGGAGCTTGCGCTGCAAATCGGACGGGAATTCCAAACCATCTTCGGGGATCAGCCCATTACCAAGGTGCTGACAGTGGAGGCCAGCGGCATCCAGTTCGCCATGGCTGCGGGAATTGCTCTGGGAGTGCCGTTTATTTATGCCAAGAAAAAGAAGGCGGTCACCCTATCCGAGGCGGTCTACTCGGCACCGGTGCATTCCTTCACCCGTCAGGAAGACTACCTGATCAGCATATCGCAGAAGTACCTCGGACCTGACGACAAAGTGCTGATTGTCGATGACTTTCTGGCTACCGGTGCAGCGCTTGTAGGCCTATGCGATATCGTGGAAGAGTCCGGGGCGCAGCTGATGGGAGTCGGCTGTGTCATTGAGAAGAGCTTCCAGGAAGGGCGCAGCCTGCTGGAGCAGCGCGGAATTCCGGTACATGCCCTGGCGCGGATTGCCTCGATGTCTCCGGGGGAAGTTCACTTTATAGATAATACCGGCACCGGCAATGCCCGTCCGGAAGAATTAATGAAGGAGAGTGCAGGATGTTAA
- a CDS encoding response regulator — translation MRIKQQVWLATLISILLMGSMIIISSLYLEGIPRIFINGLGGGGILIGIGLIFSIQRNIDHGLDRITNISRDIAEGTLNPAAAATVRKDEFGLLASSFYKLAADLHHRTAEERELRLKAEEQAWINTQVSEMALQLQGSVHLQTAARVFIGRLAAAVGGSYGAVYLKQGGQLNFAAGYAFDESAGRREPIQLGSGLVGQCALDQQVIVLQDLPEHYIKVHSALGEASPSSLIVVPIMHEQEVVAVMELAALHPFGYKEHQVIERAGQNMGVLVNTLAGVARIEELLSETRLQKEELEAQTEELTAQTQELEAQTEELMAQTEELRMQTDQLQDQREELKMQAESLLTSNEQLQTQMELTEEQKAEIETQADELRQQTEELYASNLELQQQMEITSRQTTEIKAQADELSAANRDMQKQLQLTERQKVEIADQAEELQAQTNELLDQKEELQAQTEELQAQTDELQAQADELLSQKEELAASNDQLQLQVRLTEQQKEEIQAQAQEIFMAAQYKSEFLANVSHELRTPLNSLLILSQILAENKEGNLEKKQLEYVHTIFSAGKDLLQLIDEILDLAKLEVGKMTPIVEPVAVQDLSNHIFRHFEQQAKKKNLRFDVHSDSRLPDHLMTDGHRLQQIMNNLLSNAIKFTPEQGSVSLSIRTSGEEAVFSVSDTGIGIAASKLESIFEAFQQADGTTSRKYGGTGLGLTICRELATLLGGRIEVDSVEGKGSTFSLIIPAVEPGEDALTLAAATFAAADAADMPVSEAGRRENPAFRESFVPDISISNPKLLQYAEMEDDRGNLLSGDTLLLIIEEDAEFAAMLLQLARSRGFKAIVAFQGDQGLALAHAYKPDAILLDLHLPVLDGWSIISRLKSRPELRHIPVHVISTAEENQQSLAMGALSFWKKPSDYAELEAAFLQIETYIRRPVKSLLIVEDNKVLRSSLVEFIAHPDVNIIAVGTGREAMEHLASHHFDCMVLDLGLSDISGFDLLEQVKTNRKLQTLPVIIYTGKDLSKTDEQRLKHYAESIVIKNVRSMERLYDDTALYLHRKHADLPLDKQRLIENLHNPESAFAGKSILLVDDDMRNIFALSSVLEGYNMEISFAQNGKEALEHLETHPGVELVFMDIMMPEMDGYETMKHIRLRPEYDQLVIIALTARALDEDRVKCLQAGANDYISKPINTTQLVSVLKLWLIQ, via the coding sequence ATGAGGATTAAACAACAGGTTTGGTTAGCAACATTAATTTCTATACTGCTGATGGGCAGTATGATTATTATATCTTCACTTTATTTGGAAGGCATTCCGCGGATCTTCATTAATGGATTAGGCGGGGGCGGCATTCTGATCGGAATCGGCCTCATCTTCAGTATCCAGCGGAATATAGACCACGGATTGGACCGGATCACGAATATCTCGCGGGATATCGCTGAAGGCACTCTAAACCCCGCAGCTGCGGCTACTGTGCGCAAAGATGAGTTCGGGCTGCTGGCGTCTTCGTTCTACAAGCTCGCTGCCGATCTTCATCACAGAACCGCCGAAGAACGTGAACTGCGGCTGAAAGCGGAGGAGCAGGCCTGGATCAACACGCAAGTGTCAGAGATGGCTCTGCAGCTTCAGGGCTCAGTGCATCTGCAGACGGCAGCGCGTGTATTTATCGGCAGGCTGGCTGCCGCTGTGGGCGGAAGCTACGGAGCCGTATATTTGAAGCAGGGAGGCCAGCTGAACTTCGCGGCCGGCTATGCCTTTGACGAATCGGCAGGCCGCCGGGAGCCCATTCAGCTGGGCAGCGGACTGGTCGGACAATGCGCCCTGGATCAGCAGGTAATCGTGCTGCAGGATCTTCCGGAGCATTATATCAAAGTCCACTCCGCGCTGGGGGAGGCTTCCCCTTCTTCGCTAATCGTGGTCCCGATCATGCATGAGCAGGAAGTGGTCGCTGTAATGGAGCTGGCAGCGTTGCACCCGTTCGGTTATAAGGAGCACCAGGTTATCGAGCGGGCTGGCCAGAACATGGGTGTACTGGTTAATACTTTGGCCGGTGTCGCGAGAATTGAAGAGCTGCTGAGCGAAACCCGGCTGCAGAAGGAAGAGCTGGAAGCGCAGACCGAAGAACTGACGGCACAAACCCAGGAGCTGGAGGCCCAGACCGAAGAGCTTATGGCCCAAACCGAGGAACTGCGGATGCAGACCGATCAGCTGCAGGATCAGAGGGAAGAGCTGAAGATGCAGGCGGAGAGCCTGCTGACCTCCAATGAACAGCTGCAGACACAGATGGAGCTGACTGAAGAACAAAAAGCTGAAATTGAAACCCAGGCCGATGAGCTGCGGCAGCAGACGGAAGAGCTGTATGCCTCCAATCTGGAGCTGCAGCAGCAAATGGAGATTACCAGCCGGCAAACAACAGAGATCAAGGCACAAGCTGATGAATTGTCTGCCGCCAACCGCGACATGCAGAAGCAGCTTCAGCTTACAGAACGCCAAAAAGTCGAGATCGCTGATCAGGCCGAAGAGCTTCAGGCACAAACGAACGAACTGCTGGACCAGAAGGAAGAACTCCAGGCACAAACGGAAGAACTTCAGGCACAGACGGATGAGCTTCAGGCGCAAGCCGATGAGCTTCTCAGCCAAAAGGAAGAACTCGCTGCCTCAAATGACCAGTTACAGCTTCAAGTCCGGCTTACCGAGCAGCAGAAGGAAGAAATCCAGGCGCAGGCCCAGGAAATCTTCATGGCTGCCCAGTATAAATCGGAATTCCTCGCCAATGTATCGCATGAACTGCGCACACCGCTGAACAGCCTACTGATCCTCTCGCAGATTCTTGCCGAGAACAAGGAAGGCAATCTTGAGAAGAAACAGCTGGAATATGTGCATACCATCTTCTCGGCAGGCAAGGATCTCCTGCAGTTGATCGACGAGATTCTCGATCTGGCCAAGCTGGAGGTTGGCAAAATGACCCCTATTGTCGAGCCGGTTGCTGTGCAGGACCTCAGCAATCATATCTTCCGCCACTTTGAACAGCAGGCGAAGAAAAAGAATCTCCGGTTCGATGTCCATTCGGACAGCCGGCTGCCTGACCATCTGATGACGGATGGCCACAGACTGCAGCAGATCATGAATAATCTGTTGTCCAATGCTATAAAGTTTACACCGGAGCAAGGCTCTGTATCTCTGTCCATCCGCACCAGCGGCGAAGAAGCCGTCTTCTCCGTCAGCGATACCGGCATCGGCATTGCCGCCTCCAAGCTGGAGAGCATCTTCGAGGCGTTCCAGCAGGCGGATGGAACCACCAGCCGCAAGTACGGCGGCACCGGGCTCGGCCTCACGATCTGCCGCGAGCTGGCCACCCTGCTGGGCGGAAGAATTGAAGTGGATTCCGTAGAAGGCAAAGGCAGCACCTTCTCCCTGATCATTCCCGCGGTTGAGCCGGGAGAAGACGCCCTGACGCTGGCTGCCGCTACCTTTGCGGCAGCAGACGCTGCGGATATGCCGGTTTCCGAGGCTGGCCGCCGGGAGAATCCGGCCTTCCGGGAATCGTTCGTTCCCGATATTTCCATCTCTAATCCGAAACTGCTGCAATATGCGGAGATGGAGGATGACCGCGGCAATCTGCTCAGCGGCGACACCCTTCTGCTGATTATTGAAGAGGACGCCGAGTTCGCCGCCATGCTGCTGCAGCTGGCGCGCAGCCGGGGCTTCAAAGCGATCGTCGCCTTCCAGGGCGATCAGGGTCTGGCATTGGCACATGCTTATAAGCCCGACGCCATCCTGCTGGACCTGCATCTTCCCGTTCTGGACGGCTGGTCAATTATCAGCCGGCTGAAGAGCCGGCCGGAGCTGCGCCATATTCCGGTGCATGTCATCTCGACAGCCGAGGAGAATCAGCAGAGCCTGGCGATGGGGGCGTTGTCCTTCTGGAAGAAGCCAAGTGATTATGCCGAGCTGGAAGCAGCCTTCCTGCAGATTGAGACGTATATCCGCCGCCCGGTGAAGAGCCTGCTGATCGTCGAAGATAACAAGGTTCTGCGCAGCAGCCTTGTTGAATTCATCGCCCATCCCGATGTAAACATTATTGCAGTCGGCACAGGCAGGGAAGCGATGGAGCATCTGGCCAGTCATCATTTTGACTGTATGGTACTGGACCTAGGCCTGTCAGATATCTCCGGATTTGATCTTCTGGAGCAGGTCAAAACCAACCGCAAGCTGCAAACCCTGCCGGTCATAATCTATACAGGCAAGGATCTCAGCAAAACAGACGAGCAGCGCCTCAAGCACTACGCCGAGAGCATTGTCATCAAGAACGTACGCTCTATGGAACGGCTCTACGATGATACGGCCTTATACCTGCACCGCAAGCATGCTGACCTGCCTCTGGACAAGCAGCGCCTGATCGAAAATCTGCATAATCCGGAATCAGCCTTTGCCGGAAAAAGCATTCTGCTTGTGGATGATGATATGCGTAATATTTTTGCGTTATCCAGTGTGCTGGAAGGTTATAATATGGAGATCAGCTTTGCCCAGAACGGTAAAGAAGCCCTGGAGCATCTGGAAACCCACCCGGGCGTTGAGCTCGTATTCATGGATATTATGATGCCGGAGATGGATGGTTACGAGACCATGAAGCATATCCGGCTTAGACCGGAGTACGACCAGCTGGTGATTATCGCATTGACCGCCCGCGCCCTGGACGAAGACCGGGTCAAATGTCTGCAGGCCGGAGCGAACGATTATATATCCAAACCGATAAATACGACACAGCTGGTGAGTGTGCTGAAATTATGGTTGATTCAGTAG
- a CDS encoding ATP-binding response regulator yields the protein MEYPINILLVDDRPDELLSMQALLADTPYQLIGATSGMEALKCLLEQEFALIIMDVLMPDMDGFETAKRIKARQKSRDIPIIFLTALTSELENYMMAYSAGAIDFLTKPFHPIVLKSKIDGFVRLYQTRKELQLKSQELEAANSVLTELKDTAEVALRIKSGFLAMMSHEIRTPLNGIIAMSDVLRTSELAPDDLEMAEIIHTSGHALVSVINHILDFTKIESGKMELDYELFNLHSCIKETVDLFRALAKERSLALDTFIDPAIPALLVGDPNRLRQVLNNLIGNAIKFTYSGGVKVGVHLRQAMDTVMELEFIIEDTGIGIPEDKMNYLFQPFTQIGATINRKFGGTGLGLSICKMLVDLMGGTIYAKPDAEQGAVFIFTIQVSEGQPD from the coding sequence ATGGAGTACCCTATTAATATTTTACTTGTCGATGACCGGCCGGACGAGCTCCTGTCCATGCAGGCTTTGCTGGCTGACACCCCCTATCAGCTGATTGGTGCAACCTCCGGTATGGAGGCCCTGAAATGTCTGCTGGAGCAGGAGTTCGCCCTGATTATAATGGATGTGCTCATGCCGGACATGGATGGATTCGAAACGGCGAAGCGGATCAAAGCGCGTCAAAAGTCACGTGACATCCCGATTATATTCCTGACCGCGCTGACTTCCGAGCTTGAGAACTATATGATGGCCTATTCAGCCGGAGCTATAGATTTCCTGACCAAGCCGTTCCATCCGATCGTGCTCAAGAGCAAAATTGACGGCTTCGTCCGCCTCTACCAGACCCGCAAGGAGCTGCAGCTTAAATCCCAGGAGCTGGAGGCGGCGAATAGTGTCCTGACCGAACTGAAGGACACTGCCGAAGTCGCTCTGCGGATCAAAAGCGGCTTCCTCGCCATGATGAGCCATGAAATCCGCACACCGCTGAACGGGATTATTGCCATGTCAGATGTACTGCGAACCTCTGAGCTAGCCCCAGACGACCTGGAAATGGCCGAAATCATTCATACGAGCGGCCACGCGCTGGTGTCGGTCATTAATCATATTCTGGACTTCACCAAGATCGAATCCGGCAAAATGGAGCTGGATTATGAGCTGTTCAACCTCCACTCCTGCATCAAGGAAACCGTTGATTTATTCCGGGCACTGGCCAAGGAACGCAGCCTGGCTCTGGACACCTTCATTGATCCAGCCATTCCCGCGCTGCTCGTTGGCGATCCTAACCGTCTGCGCCAGGTACTGAACAACCTGATCGGCAATGCGATTAAGTTCACGTACTCCGGCGGCGTCAAGGTGGGGGTTCATCTCCGGCAGGCGATGGATACGGTAATGGAGCTTGAGTTCATTATCGAAGATACCGGCATCGGTATTCCTGAGGACAAAATGAACTACCTGTTCCAGCCATTCACCCAGATCGGTGCTACGATCAACCGTAAGTTCGGGGGAACCGGACTCGGGCTGTCCATCTGCAAAATGCTGGTCGATCTGATGGGCGGAACAATCTACGCCAAGCCGGATGCTGAGCAAGGGGCCGTCTTTATCTTCACGATTCAGGTCAGTGAAGGACAACCGGATTAG
- a CDS encoding winged helix-turn-helix transcriptional regulator yields MAKKYNISVEATLEVIGGKWKCVILCHLTHGKLRTSDLKRHMPNITQKMLTQQLRELEQDGIVNRISYNQVPPKVEYELSEYGRTLGSILDSLCAWGEQHIIKEYGDKFAVLEDNVLNNKKVELLPGGVE; encoded by the coding sequence ATGGCTAAAAAATATAATATTTCGGTCGAGGCTACGCTTGAGGTCATCGGGGGGAAGTGGAAATGCGTTATCCTCTGTCACCTCACGCATGGCAAGCTACGGACAAGCGACCTGAAGCGCCATATGCCGAATATTACGCAGAAAATGCTGACCCAGCAGCTCCGGGAGCTGGAGCAGGACGGCATTGTCAACCGGATCAGCTACAATCAGGTTCCGCCCAAAGTGGAATATGAGCTGAGCGAATACGGACGGACGCTCGGGTCTATCCTGGATTCCTTATGCGCGTGGGGAGAACAGCATATCATCAAGGAGTATGGCGATAAATTTGCCGTGCTTGAGGACAATGTGCTGAATAACAAGAAGGTAGAGCTGCTGCCCGGCGGCGTGGAATAA